In Ignavibacteriales bacterium, a single genomic region encodes these proteins:
- a CDS encoding response regulator yields MNKTVLVVDDSATVRKFVSVSLEMQGFDVSIACDGMDALEQLPKRKFDLVITDLNMPNMDGFEFIRALRENPEYHDLPVIILSSLSDQANRETGSQLGVSSYVVKPFSLEKIQYEVAKYVSWAD; encoded by the coding sequence ATGAACAAGACGGTCCTTGTGGTAGATGATTCCGCAACCGTGCGGAAGTTCGTTTCCGTATCGCTCGAGATGCAGGGGTTCGATGTCTCCATCGCTTGCGACGGCATGGATGCGCTGGAACAGCTCCCGAAACGCAAGTTCGATCTCGTCATTACCGATCTGAATATGCCCAACATGGACGGTTTCGAGTTCATCCGGGCGCTGCGGGAGAACCCGGAATACCACGACCTTCCGGTGATCATCCTGTCGTCCTTGTCTGATCAGGCGAACAGGGAAACAGGTTCACAGCTGGGGGTGTCCTCGTACGTCGTGAAGCCGTTCAGCCTTGAGAAAATCCAGTACGAAGTTGCAAAGTATGTAAGCTGGGCAGACTAG
- a CDS encoding protein-glutamate O-methyltransferase CheR, whose product MTVTTSLANPLQTTSTVKMSDDMFRQIRDYIYTLTGIMFQDTKKYLLEGRLSKRLQVLSLPNYESYLQLIKFGTRRAEELKFLYDAVTINETFFFRNEPQFEAFEHTLVPQIVASKRSSGKTTLRVWSAASSSGEEAYTLGMLYQERLKPAHPGLDIEIVGTDINSTVLETARQGIYREYSIRNTPKYYLQKYFKAEDSRYYIDESVKRLAKFQHLNLYDRPKMRLMARFDIIFCANVLIYFDAKSKIQVVSDLYDALNPGGFLFIGYAESLHGISTAFKLINFPKTVAYKKE is encoded by the coding sequence TTGACGGTTACAACATCTCTCGCGAATCCATTGCAGACCACCAGCACGGTGAAGATGTCGGATGACATGTTCCGTCAAATCCGGGATTACATCTACACGCTGACGGGCATCATGTTCCAGGATACAAAAAAGTACCTTCTCGAAGGCCGCTTGTCGAAACGGCTGCAGGTGCTCAGTCTCCCGAACTACGAATCGTATCTTCAGCTGATAAAATTCGGAACCCGGCGGGCCGAGGAGTTGAAGTTCCTCTACGACGCCGTGACGATCAATGAGACGTTCTTCTTCCGTAACGAGCCGCAGTTCGAGGCATTTGAGCATACACTTGTCCCCCAGATTGTCGCGTCAAAACGCTCCTCCGGGAAGACGACGTTGCGCGTGTGGAGTGCAGCGAGCTCGTCGGGCGAGGAAGCGTACACGCTCGGCATGCTGTATCAAGAACGCCTGAAGCCGGCACATCCGGGGCTCGACATCGAGATTGTCGGGACAGACATCAATTCCACCGTGCTTGAGACCGCTCGCCAGGGTATCTACCGAGAGTACTCGATCCGGAATACCCCGAAGTACTATCTCCAGAAATACTTCAAAGCCGAAGATTCAAGGTACTACATCGATGAATCCGTGAAACGCCTGGCGAAGTTCCAACACCTCAATCTGTATGACCGTCCGAAAATGAGACTCATGGCGCGCTTCGACATTATCTTTTGTGCAAACGTGCTGATCTATTTCGACGCGAAATCGAAGATACAGGTGGTATCCGACCTCTATGATGCGCTCAACCCCGGCGGGTTTCTCTTCATCGGTTACGCGGAATCCCTGCATGGGATTTCGACGGCATTCAAGCTGATCAATTTTCCGAAGACTGTGGCTTACAAGAAGGAGTAA
- a CDS encoding HEAT repeat domain-containing protein: MDETKQHLAAVLSDSDPAARRRAAEELAACTGFAPIAALAAALRDENKGVRDAALRSLSQIGNKNVARAVVEYLADPNITTRNLAAELLMRLREESLEALLPYLYDADQDVRKFVVDILGANGSNDAIPHLIKLLVDPDENVVISAVEALGNVRSESAIPALTKAFNEIGYAKATAAEAIGKIGGTKATDFLLSQISTHIGEPGSDPLVLYALLEAISLIGYDKAFYELCNHLAGVKGKLRRILLHAIIRIGERCTIALDRAQAVKTDLIDALKDRNCSIQVSAVKGLANLEGDDVTAALVEAVNRSEECDSVLTPILEYRGGAFQVMVNLLEAGTITPTKEVISLMGKLVSHIEYAAIPKELIESDGRLLQRAFDAVKGAWGDATEELRAVIVDTLFRLDGDQAVQVLDAIVDEPDPWLRIHVIELLSPLNDRRIPQFIGRFLEDEDEMVRDVAASTLAGR; this comes from the coding sequence ATGGACGAAACTAAACAACATCTGGCCGCAGTTTTGTCAGACAGCGATCCCGCTGCTCGGCGGCGGGCTGCCGAGGAACTGGCTGCGTGCACCGGATTTGCGCCCATAGCGGCACTCGCGGCTGCTCTGAGGGATGAGAACAAAGGGGTCCGTGACGCAGCATTGAGGTCCTTGTCCCAAATCGGCAACAAGAATGTTGCACGAGCGGTCGTCGAATACCTCGCCGATCCGAACATTACGACCAGGAACCTGGCCGCTGAACTTCTGATGCGGCTCCGCGAAGAGTCTCTGGAGGCTCTGCTTCCGTATCTATATGATGCCGACCAGGATGTCCGCAAGTTCGTGGTCGATATCCTGGGGGCAAATGGCAGCAATGATGCCATTCCGCATCTCATCAAATTGCTCGTCGACCCGGACGAAAACGTGGTGATCTCTGCCGTCGAAGCGCTCGGCAATGTCCGCTCGGAGTCTGCCATTCCCGCCCTTACGAAGGCGTTCAATGAAATCGGTTATGCCAAAGCCACAGCTGCAGAAGCCATCGGCAAGATTGGCGGCACCAAGGCGACCGATTTTCTTCTTTCACAGATCAGCACACATATCGGCGAACCGGGGTCGGACCCTCTGGTTCTCTATGCCTTGCTCGAAGCCATCAGTCTGATAGGGTACGACAAGGCATTCTACGAGCTCTGCAATCATCTCGCCGGGGTAAAAGGGAAACTTCGCCGGATCCTTCTCCATGCCATCATCAGGATTGGCGAACGGTGCACGATTGCGTTGGATCGTGCTCAGGCTGTCAAAACCGACCTCATCGACGCACTCAAAGATCGAAACTGCTCCATACAGGTGAGCGCTGTGAAGGGATTGGCAAATCTGGAGGGGGATGATGTGACAGCTGCGCTCGTCGAGGCAGTGAATCGATCCGAGGAGTGCGATTCTGTGCTGACTCCCATCCTCGAATACCGTGGAGGCGCGTTCCAGGTGATGGTGAACCTCCTGGAGGCGGGCACAATCACCCCGACAAAAGAAGTAATTTCGCTCATGGGCAAGCTGGTGTCGCACATCGAGTATGCGGCCATCCCGAAGGAATTGATCGAGTCCGATGGCCGGCTCTTGCAGCGGGCTTTTGATGCGGTGAAGGGTGCATGGGGCGATGCGACCGAGGAACTTCGGGCGGTCATCGTTGACACGCTCTTCAGGCTGGACGGGGACCAGGCCGTACAAGTCCTCGATGCGATCGTCGATGAGCCGGATCCATGGTTGCGGATTCACGTCATCGAGCTGCTCTCTCCCCTGAACGACCGTCGCATTCCTCAATTCATCGGCAGGTTCCTGGAAGATGAAGACGAGATGGTGCGCGATGTCGCCGCTTCCACGCTGGCGGGACGCTGA
- a CDS encoding FapA family protein: protein MRDASVMAAKMLISADGMEACLSCNGEAEPMLPSREEIASLLRDHNIVFGIREEAVEKLMQADPRSGPFLIAEGMRPIQGQDGWIEYSHAKHPPPQEEKEAKKVDFHELGWINNVSKSEIVAEVHPAEPGVPGTSVTGEKVDPQSVTTPSIKLGKGVSLDPGYPDRVIALEDGNAVLDADGTLHVETTITISGDVDYSTGNIDFVGSVIITGDVKSDFTVKAKKSIEIHGNVEDATIEAGGDVVVRNGFIGTGKGVLQAGGKATVHHVLNQKVTAGSEVIVVREAVCAKIVAGNRITAPTAVFVGCVLEAGNEIEVLNLGNGEEGQSRARVGRRGILNERVNTVDKDIAVVQKQASDTKDTLYKIVRIQLDKGGLSPEQQQLSAKLRFLQTELQRKIEQLQKDKESLKLELNKDSMARIIVRDTLFPNVSLEMNGLRKLNHNALKEVILTEYGGKIEEKPLE, encoded by the coding sequence GTGCGTGATGCATCGGTGATGGCAGCAAAAATGTTGATCTCCGCTGACGGAATGGAGGCGTGCCTCTCTTGCAACGGCGAAGCTGAACCGATGTTGCCTTCGAGAGAAGAAATTGCCTCGTTGCTCCGCGACCATAACATCGTCTTTGGAATTCGTGAAGAGGCAGTGGAAAAGCTGATGCAGGCAGATCCGAGATCCGGACCATTTCTGATAGCTGAAGGCATGAGACCGATTCAGGGCCAGGACGGGTGGATAGAATACTCCCACGCAAAACATCCGCCGCCTCAGGAGGAAAAAGAGGCGAAAAAGGTCGATTTCCATGAGCTTGGATGGATCAACAACGTTTCGAAATCCGAAATTGTCGCAGAGGTACATCCGGCTGAGCCGGGAGTCCCTGGGACAAGCGTCACCGGTGAGAAAGTGGATCCGCAATCGGTAACAACGCCGTCCATCAAGCTGGGAAAAGGAGTCTCCCTCGATCCGGGGTATCCTGATCGTGTCATTGCTCTTGAAGACGGCAACGCCGTGCTCGACGCAGATGGCACCTTGCACGTGGAGACGACGATCACAATCAGCGGAGACGTGGACTATTCCACAGGCAACATTGACTTCGTCGGCTCGGTAATAATCACCGGAGACGTCAAGTCCGATTTTACGGTGAAGGCAAAAAAGTCAATCGAAATACACGGCAACGTGGAAGATGCCACGATCGAAGCTGGCGGAGACGTTGTTGTCAGGAATGGATTCATCGGAACCGGAAAAGGAGTTCTCCAGGCGGGAGGAAAAGCGACCGTCCATCACGTGCTTAATCAGAAGGTCACAGCGGGTTCAGAAGTAATTGTCGTGCGGGAAGCGGTGTGCGCGAAGATTGTCGCCGGGAACAGGATCACAGCCCCGACGGCAGTGTTTGTGGGATGTGTTCTGGAGGCAGGGAACGAAATCGAAGTCCTCAACCTCGGAAATGGTGAGGAGGGGCAGTCGAGAGCGCGCGTCGGCCGAAGAGGAATTCTGAATGAACGTGTGAACACGGTGGACAAGGATATCGCAGTTGTCCAGAAGCAAGCGAGTGACACAAAAGACACGCTCTACAAGATTGTCAGAATACAGCTCGACAAAGGGGGCTTGTCACCCGAACAGCAGCAGCTCAGTGCAAAGCTCAGGTTCCTGCAGACAGAGCTTCAACGGAAGATAGAACAACTGCAGAAAGACAAAGAAAGTCTCAAACTCGAGCTCAACAAAGACAGTATGGCACGCATCATCGTGCGGGATACGCTGTTCCCGAATGTTTCGCTTGAGATGAACGGCTTGAGGAAGCTGAATCACAACGCGCTCAAAGAGGTTATTCTCACCGAGTACGGCGGTAAGATCGAAGAAAAGCCTCTTGAATAA
- a CDS encoding response regulator: protein MKILLAGSDNEWRGFLAQSLADQDHKVLEAATGESAWMTFRIQTPRVVITERALGESDGLELCRRIRGQKDTKYTYIIILTSEDGKVKYLDAMNAGADDVLAKPCEVMDIVLRLRVAERLLHLKTKVNQLEGLLPICSYCKRIRDDHEEWQPVDRFVKYRSDASFSHGVCPDCYHEHIVPQLQLLAREKSTPER, encoded by the coding sequence ATGAAGATTCTATTGGCTGGTAGTGACAACGAATGGCGCGGTTTCCTGGCCCAATCCTTGGCGGATCAGGATCACAAAGTCCTCGAGGCGGCGACCGGAGAAAGCGCGTGGATGACGTTCAGGATTCAAACCCCTCGCGTTGTGATCACCGAACGGGCTCTTGGCGAGAGTGATGGCCTCGAACTGTGCAGGCGCATTCGGGGTCAGAAAGACACGAAGTATACCTATATCATCATTCTCACTTCGGAAGACGGCAAGGTCAAATACCTCGATGCGATGAATGCCGGGGCCGATGACGTCCTTGCCAAGCCATGCGAAGTCATGGACATCGTCCTGCGTCTCCGCGTAGCCGAGAGGCTCCTTCATCTGAAGACGAAAGTGAATCAACTCGAAGGCCTGCTTCCGATATGCTCCTACTGCAAACGGATCAGGGACGACCACGAAGAGTGGCAGCCCGTCGATCGCTTCGTCAAGTATCGCTCGGATGCTTCGTTTTCTCACGGCGTTTGCCCTGATTGCTATCACGAACACATCGTGCCCCAGCTGCAGCTGTTGGCTCGTGAAAAGTCCACTCCGGAACGATAA
- a CDS encoding response regulator yields the protein MKILIADDEVVSQLILSEQLKSLGHTVSIAADGREAWELYLSTRPQLVITDWIMPNINGLEFSRMIRAENREIYTYIIFLTILNGKGSYLEAMDAGADDFITKPFDVDQLAARLHVAERILGLQREIKQLQGLLPICSYCKRIREEDMTWLPIEKYITQRTDALFSHGVCPDCYEQHLRPEIDEFRRTKQVKEESVGTGGDISAETDL from the coding sequence ATGAAAATCCTCATAGCTGATGACGAAGTTGTATCGCAACTGATTCTTTCCGAACAATTGAAATCACTCGGGCACACTGTCTCCATTGCTGCGGATGGACGGGAGGCATGGGAACTGTACCTGTCGACCAGGCCGCAGCTGGTGATCACAGATTGGATCATGCCAAATATTAACGGGCTCGAGTTCAGCCGCATGATACGAGCAGAGAACAGGGAGATCTATACGTACATCATCTTCCTCACAATTCTCAATGGCAAAGGGAGTTATCTCGAGGCGATGGATGCGGGAGCGGACGATTTCATTACCAAGCCGTTTGATGTCGACCAGCTCGCCGCGCGCTTGCATGTGGCTGAGCGAATCCTGGGTCTGCAGCGCGAAATCAAGCAGTTGCAGGGGCTGCTGCCGATTTGCTCATACTGCAAGAGAATACGTGAAGAGGATATGACGTGGCTCCCCATTGAGAAGTACATCACACAGCGGACCGATGCGCTGTTCTCCCACGGCGTCTGTCCAGATTGTTACGAACAACATCTCCGGCCCGAGATTGATGAGTTTCGTCGCACGAAGCAGGTGAAGGAGGAAAGCGTAGGGACCGGTGGGGATATCTCTGCTGAGACGGATCTTTGA
- a CDS encoding ATP-binding protein yields the protein MIESHHHQSPSDTDLAERVRYLEATNQWMLEAFEEVAAVDEIHAQTGGEEDQLALFSSADVHLRRLAAFEAVAFFKVKESDNEFVLEYVEPRMDEEPLQQKLNNIIDEGLFGWAVQQNRAVTIPVRNEAGLLIIQRLATRSRVVGVFVGVVKEPELIPNEVTLNLMSILLFRTAIGLEQLELYNRISNQNKLLEQKVAERTTELSEALSKQRSIESELRKTIVRVEAAIESKLEVERELVRFNEQLLKAKTTAEEQAAVLETKAIELKAAKEVALQASRLKSEFVANMSHEIRTPLNGIVGMAELMLDTRLDREQRRYLDIMRSSSDVLLTLINDILDFSKIEAGKLSMECIEFDLARVLDETLAPLLQRGHEKGLQVVGKVCSDCPSPLNGDPTRLRQVVTNLVGNAIKFTERGAVTLTIEMVCEHTSSVELLFSVADTGIGIPADVQSGLFQAFTQADGSTTRKYGGTGLGLAISKRLVEMMEGTIGVRSTIGVGSTFWFSAKFKKAVPANTTDMREGGGGSGGSEMGITQGSSSLISVKACPAPLGNGQDKTESRRSRPIRILVAEDNAINQEVCVRMLEKAGFQPSVVGNGEEAVNALERSVYDLVFMDCQMPVMDGYEATGHIRKNEQQGRRTIIVAMTANALQGDREKCLAAGMDDYVSKPIKQEVLRKTLQKWVARILQSVNVESEPEGIDAMGAEAPVTVLDKARFDELASIGSNTHPPLLELIIQQYVTDAPERLETMHKSIQARDFTSLGFAAHKLRGSSAQLGVVVVTRLCQELEVQTFGDSLQEAFRLVDELEHALQTALIELSKHLTGVKRNENPHS from the coding sequence ATGATCGAATCGCACCATCATCAAAGCCCGAGTGATACGGATCTTGCAGAACGGGTGCGCTACCTTGAGGCGACCAACCAGTGGATGCTGGAGGCCTTCGAAGAGGTGGCAGCAGTCGATGAAATCCATGCTCAAACCGGGGGTGAAGAGGACCAACTGGCCCTGTTCAGTTCCGCCGACGTGCATCTGAGAAGACTCGCTGCGTTCGAGGCTGTTGCATTCTTCAAAGTGAAAGAGTCTGACAACGAGTTCGTCCTCGAGTACGTCGAACCGCGAATGGACGAGGAGCCTCTGCAGCAGAAGCTGAACAACATCATCGACGAAGGGCTGTTCGGATGGGCTGTGCAGCAGAACCGGGCCGTCACCATCCCCGTGCGCAATGAAGCAGGTCTTTTGATCATACAACGGCTCGCGACGCGTTCGCGTGTTGTGGGTGTTTTCGTGGGTGTTGTGAAGGAACCCGAGCTGATACCGAATGAGGTCACGCTGAACCTCATGTCGATCTTACTGTTCCGAACGGCAATTGGCCTCGAACAGCTTGAACTCTACAACCGGATCAGCAATCAGAACAAGCTGCTGGAACAGAAGGTGGCCGAGAGAACCACGGAGTTGTCGGAGGCCTTATCGAAGCAGCGCAGCATCGAAAGTGAGTTGCGGAAGACTATTGTGCGGGTGGAGGCGGCCATTGAAAGCAAGCTCGAAGTGGAACGTGAACTTGTCCGGTTCAATGAACAGCTGCTGAAAGCAAAGACGACCGCCGAGGAACAGGCGGCGGTGCTCGAGACGAAGGCGATTGAGCTGAAGGCTGCGAAAGAAGTCGCCTTGCAGGCTTCGCGGCTTAAGTCGGAGTTCGTTGCGAACATGAGTCACGAAATCCGCACGCCGCTGAATGGAATCGTTGGAATGGCGGAGTTGATGCTTGATACGCGGCTTGATCGGGAACAGCGCCGTTACCTAGACATCATGCGAAGCTCGAGCGATGTTTTGCTGACGCTCATTAACGATATTCTCGATTTCTCAAAGATTGAGGCTGGCAAGCTGTCCATGGAGTGTATTGAGTTCGATCTCGCCCGCGTTCTGGATGAGACACTCGCACCGCTCCTGCAGCGGGGACATGAGAAAGGCCTGCAGGTTGTCGGCAAAGTGTGCAGTGATTGCCCATCGCCCTTGAACGGTGATCCTACACGGCTTCGCCAGGTCGTCACCAACCTCGTTGGCAATGCGATCAAATTCACTGAGCGCGGTGCGGTGACCCTGACGATCGAAATGGTGTGTGAACACACTTCGTCGGTCGAGCTTCTCTTTTCCGTCGCGGACACGGGAATCGGTATTCCGGCGGACGTTCAGTCCGGCCTGTTTCAGGCATTCACACAAGCTGACGGTTCGACGACACGTAAGTACGGGGGAACCGGCCTCGGCCTCGCCATTTCGAAACGCCTTGTGGAAATGATGGAGGGGACGATTGGTGTCCGCAGCACCATTGGCGTGGGGAGCACTTTCTGGTTCTCGGCAAAGTTCAAGAAGGCTGTCCCCGCGAATACCACAGATATGCGCGAAGGAGGAGGGGGTAGCGGCGGAAGTGAGATGGGTATCACCCAGGGTTCAAGCTCTCTGATCAGCGTCAAAGCATGTCCCGCACCGCTCGGAAACGGGCAGGACAAAACGGAGAGCCGGCGCTCACGCCCGATCAGGATACTTGTCGCAGAAGACAATGCCATCAATCAGGAGGTCTGTGTTCGCATGCTCGAGAAAGCCGGTTTCCAGCCTTCAGTGGTTGGAAACGGTGAAGAGGCAGTGAACGCGCTTGAACGAAGTGTCTACGATCTTGTATTCATGGATTGTCAGATGCCCGTCATGGATGGGTACGAAGCGACAGGCCATATCCGAAAGAATGAACAACAGGGCAGGCGCACGATTATCGTAGCAATGACTGCTAATGCGCTGCAAGGTGACAGGGAGAAATGTCTCGCAGCGGGCATGGATGACTACGTCTCGAAGCCCATTAAACAAGAGGTACTGCGCAAAACTCTCCAGAAATGGGTCGCGAGGATTCTGCAATCAGTCAACGTGGAGTCAGAACCGGAAGGAATCGACGCGATGGGGGCGGAAGCTCCGGTGACGGTTCTCGACAAGGCACGGTTTGACGAGCTCGCGAGTATCGGATCCAACACACATCCTCCTCTTCTGGAACTGATCATCCAGCAATACGTGACGGATGCGCCGGAACGATTGGAAACGATGCACAAGAGTATTCAGGCACGCGATTTCACGTCCCTCGGCTTTGCTGCGCACAAGCTGCGTGGGAGCAGTGCCCAGTTGGGAGTCGTTGTTGTGACCAGGTTGTGCCAGGAGCTCGAGGTGCAGACGTTTGGTGACTCTCTGCAGGAAGCTTTCAGGTTGGTGGACGAACTGGAGCATGCTCTACAGACAGCGCTGATAGAACTTTCCAAACACTTGACAGGGGTAAAGCGAAATGAAAATCCTCATAGCTGA
- a CDS encoding HDOD domain-containing protein gives MLSSPRDLLRGMEKLSSVPLVYTKLNEAINSPRSSVGYMSTIISQDPGLSARLLHVVNSAFFGFPRKIDTISRAVIVVGTQQLRDLALATSVIKSFKRIPEKFVTIESFWKHSVACGTAARTIASLVGEQNVEQFFVAGILHDVGRLIIFEKAPEKAEEIFQRVSSSDEPLFQAERNVLGYDHAAVGSSLVQNWKLPLSLEQIIGFHHAPELATRYNVETVIVHLADAIVHAMRIGSSGEQSVPSINEDAWESLGLSLDVLPRLMDMVDRQSTEVFDRFLSE, from the coding sequence ATGCTCAGTAGTCCCCGGGATCTTCTGCGTGGAATGGAGAAACTGTCGTCGGTGCCGTTGGTGTACACCAAACTGAATGAAGCCATCAACAGCCCGCGCTCTTCGGTCGGTTACATGAGTACAATCATCAGCCAGGACCCCGGGCTGAGTGCGCGGTTGCTGCATGTTGTGAACAGCGCCTTCTTCGGGTTCCCGCGGAAAATCGACACAATTTCGCGCGCCGTCATAGTCGTTGGCACGCAGCAACTGCGGGATCTTGCGCTGGCGACTTCCGTGATCAAATCGTTCAAGCGAATCCCGGAGAAATTCGTCACGATCGAATCGTTCTGGAAACACAGCGTGGCGTGCGGAACAGCCGCACGCACGATCGCATCGCTCGTCGGTGAACAGAACGTGGAACAGTTTTTCGTCGCGGGCATTTTGCATGATGTCGGGCGGCTGATAATCTTCGAGAAAGCTCCCGAAAAGGCAGAAGAGATCTTCCAGAGAGTATCATCCTCAGACGAGCCGTTGTTTCAGGCAGAACGCAATGTCCTGGGGTATGACCACGCCGCCGTCGGAAGTTCACTGGTCCAAAACTGGAAACTCCCGCTGAGTCTGGAGCAGATCATTGGATTCCATCATGCCCCCGAGCTCGCAACGCGGTACAACGTGGAGACTGTCATCGTTCACCTCGCTGATGCTATCGTTCATGCCATGCGGATCGGGAGCAGCGGAGAACAATCGGTCCCCAGCATCAACGAAGATGCATGGGAATCTCTCGGGCTGTCGTTGGACGTTCTCCCAAGGTTGATGGACATGGTCGATCGCCAATCGACCGAAGTGTTCGACCGCTTCTTGTCGGAATGA
- a CDS encoding methyl-accepting chemotaxis protein: MKLSSIRMKVFLPTALVIAAFVTVALAFAITWQNREFEHVFGDNVATIASTSRFMIHSSADDFAKSRGYTFHRVAEGSQNKNSEANAVEREALKAFEADPKLDLFSKQVDQSGNRVMYVFAPGRNLDECMSCHMSMGVDTFKDRKAGDLVGAFGVSASMQELDSQKAKMLLAASIGGVVLIVSVLLLIGYFLDKVIVRPLKEFAVQSERVAEGDLTVVETPEISKRIDAADEIGQMARAFAKMIGGLRTIIGEVREASAAVASASTEISSSTEQMSAGSQEQSTQAVEVASAVEEMSKTIVENSRNAAATADTARKAKDAAASGGEIVAETLQGMTRIADVVRKSAVTVQALGKSSDHIGEITGVIGDIADQTNLLALNAAIEAARAGEQGRGFAVVADEVRKLAERTTKATREIGSMIKNIQTETTGAVQTMEAGTKEVEEGIALADKAGASLRGIGTISEQLMDMVSRIAAASEQQSSASEQISRNVEAISTVSGETAGSTQQISHAAEDLNRLTENLQGLVDRFRLPGEKQARPVRQTGRRDQGLEQRQEKARQAVNEEGGLVRYQA, from the coding sequence ATGAAGCTCTCAAGCATTAGAATGAAAGTCTTCCTGCCGACGGCGCTCGTCATCGCAGCTTTCGTCACGGTGGCATTGGCATTCGCAATAACCTGGCAGAACAGGGAATTCGAGCATGTGTTCGGTGACAACGTCGCAACCATAGCCAGCACGTCAAGATTCATGATCCACAGCTCCGCTGACGATTTCGCGAAAAGCAGGGGTTACACGTTTCACCGGGTTGCAGAAGGGTCGCAGAACAAGAACTCAGAAGCGAATGCGGTGGAACGGGAAGCGCTCAAGGCGTTTGAAGCAGACCCGAAACTGGATTTGTTCTCGAAACAGGTCGATCAGAGTGGGAACAGGGTCATGTATGTGTTCGCTCCCGGACGGAATCTGGACGAATGCATGAGCTGTCACATGTCAATGGGAGTGGACACGTTCAAAGATCGCAAGGCGGGCGATCTTGTGGGGGCATTCGGAGTGTCAGCCTCGATGCAGGAATTGGATTCCCAGAAAGCCAAAATGCTTCTCGCTGCATCAATCGGGGGGGTGGTGCTTATTGTCAGCGTACTTCTGTTGATCGGGTACTTTCTGGACAAGGTTATTGTACGGCCTCTCAAGGAGTTTGCGGTTCAGTCTGAGCGAGTGGCAGAAGGTGATTTGACGGTTGTAGAGACCCCGGAGATCAGTAAGCGGATTGACGCTGCCGATGAAATCGGTCAAATGGCTCGTGCGTTTGCCAAGATGATAGGCGGACTGAGAACAATCATTGGAGAGGTACGTGAGGCGTCAGCTGCAGTAGCGAGCGCTAGCACAGAAATCAGCTCGAGCACGGAGCAGATGTCCGCAGGCTCGCAGGAGCAAAGCACACAGGCCGTGGAGGTGGCATCCGCCGTCGAGGAGATGTCTAAGACCATTGTCGAGAACTCCCGCAACGCCGCAGCCACCGCGGATACAGCGCGGAAGGCAAAAGATGCGGCCGCCAGCGGTGGCGAGATAGTCGCGGAAACCCTTCAAGGAATGACGCGGATCGCTGATGTCGTTCGCAAATCGGCCGTCACCGTACAAGCGTTGGGGAAATCGAGCGATCACATAGGTGAGATTACCGGAGTCATCGGGGACATCGCGGATCAGACTAATCTGCTTGCGTTGAATGCTGCCATCGAGGCGGCGCGGGCCGGGGAGCAGGGGCGGGGATTCGCTGTGGTGGCAGATGAAGTCAGGAAACTCGCAGAACGCACGACAAAAGCTACTCGGGAAATCGGATCGATGATCAAGAACATTCAAACGGAGACCACCGGGGCGGTGCAAACGATGGAAGCAGGCACGAAGGAGGTGGAGGAGGGGATCGCGCTTGCGGATAAAGCCGGAGCGTCCCTGCGTGGAATCGGCACGATCTCTGAGCAATTGATGGACATGGTCTCGCGCATCGCAGCCGCCAGTGAGCAGCAATCGAGCGCGAGTGAGCAGATTAGCAGGAATGTCGAAGCGATCAGCACGGTCAGCGGCGAAACGGCAGGCTCGACCCAGCAAATCTCTCACGCGGCTGAAGACCTCAACCGATTGACCGAGAACTTGCAGGGGCTCGTGGACAGATTTCGGCTGCCTGGAGAGAAGCAGGCCAGGCCGGTACGCCAGACAGGTCGACGGGACCAGGGTCTGGAGCAGAGGCAGGAAAAGGCCCGGCAGGCCGTAAATGAGGAAGGCGGTCTGGTCAGATACCAGGCGTGA
- a CDS encoding chemotaxis protein CheW, with translation MADVHDAKAASQNGAEELLQLVSFKIGDEEFGVDILKVQEINRMLDITRVPNAPPHVVGVINLRGKVIPVVDLREKFGMERKDHDKNTRIVVMELGGRIIGFVVDAVSEVLRIPRSVTEPPPSVASTSNVDYITAIGKLDDRLLTLLDLEKVINN, from the coding sequence ATGGCAGATGTGCATGATGCGAAAGCGGCCAGCCAGAACGGCGCCGAGGAACTTCTCCAATTGGTGAGTTTCAAGATCGGTGACGAGGAATTCGGCGTCGACATCCTGAAGGTTCAGGAAATCAACCGCATGCTCGATATCACGCGGGTTCCAAACGCCCCTCCCCATGTCGTGGGGGTCATCAACCTACGGGGGAAGGTGATCCCTGTTGTTGATCTGCGTGAGAAGTTTGGCATGGAACGAAAAGATCATGATAAGAACACCAGGATCGTCGTGATGGAACTCGGCGGCAGGATCATCGGCTTTGTGGTGGACGCCGTCAGCGAAGTGCTCCGTATTCCGCGGAGCGTGACCGAGCCGCCCCCTTCGGTGGCTTCCACGAGTAATGTTGATTACATCACGGCGATTGGCAAGCTCGACGACCGATTGTTGACTCTGCTCGATCTGGAGAAAGTGATCAATAATTAA